The sequence ataaatagaatattacgcccctgatgatgccaaggaaatttggcgaaacgttgggccgtaaggtggaataaaccttgtttttattcacagtacaacgaaatagatcagaatagcttaaaggaaacttaatctccacataagaaaaataatatttgcacatcactttaagttattttttagtAAATGCATTTAATTTTGCGTATTATTTTCACCACAACacaaaattgcaaagttttatgttttctctccattccattcgctTAACACTAACACGCAGATTTggacaatctgaacaaagttatgttgttgctgtagagatcaGCCGACCATACAGTTGAACCATGATAAATAGCATATCAGCAactgtcaatacaaaaaaaaatgtgaaaagaaaaattttaaagtgataaaAGTTGTTCACAATCTGAAGCTTATATTTGTTATTGCAACATTTCCAATATCGAATGCACAAAAATGCATGCCTAAgttgttttttaaatatatcaGTTATTTTTGGTTGCCCTAGTCATCACACTTCCTACCACACACCACCGGCACTCTGTGAACTAACTCGAATGGCTAACTAGTAGCGGCAAGTAGTATTTGCGCTCTACTCACTTGGTGGGCTTAAATTCTCAAGCTTAATATTTAGTTGTTCCGCGACTTTTGTATAAAGCAGTTCATGATAACCGCAAGCATACTGTAAATCTAAAATAATATCAAGAAAACAAAAGCAATACTTGAAACgtcaataaataaaacaaaatttagttttttaataaataagaaaaaaataaaatttaaataaaattaacaaaatgaagTCTTTACCTGTGCTATTTTTTTTAACCTTCGCGTTTTGTGTTGCTAACGTGCACGCAGACTGTAACGACGATAACTCCAAAAGCTCCGACGAGGGTGAAGTAACGCATTTCTTCAAAAATTTGGGCTGTAAAATACAGAAGGGCGCCGAAAACTTGCAAGAGAATGCCAAGCCATGGACAGAAAAACTTGGCGCCTCCGCTAAGGAGTTTGGCAGCAGCGTAGCACAGAAATACGACGAATTGAAGCACAAATTAACGGACGAGAACAAAGACGCTGGTCCATCAACACCGTTCCCAATAGCGAATGCTCCTACTGAGAAGGTGCCATTAGCGCCGTTGTTCGGTGAAACAGTAGCAGCCCAAACTAATAATAACAATCCATCATTAGTTGCAGCAGCTGGCAAAGGTGAGCAGCCCGACGAAAAGTTCATAACGCCTTCAAGTATTGATGATCGTTTCCTCTTTCAGACGCATGAATGTCCCCGCGGACATGCACTTGACCATCGGCGGCGTTGCCGTCCAAATGTTTAATGTTTTATGTAAATTTGTCAAAGTTTTAGATGGCTGAGCAATGAATCTGATATGGACAAAATTATGGCGTGTAGTATTTATTTGCTTAAAAGTATGATTGactttcaaattaaattaaattaaattaattaaatcgtaaaatatttaaattttttaaatattcatacaaattttataattggCAATATAAAtgttatatattttcaaaacaactTTCAGTAAAATACACGTACATTTACATAATCATATGTTTGTGTGTTGTGATTACTAAGCaaatagttgttgttattgtagaaaTTCATCATTATCATCGTAAGTTGACGCTTAACAGCCTGGGTGATTTAATTAACACCAGCTATTAGTGCTTCGCTTCAAAGGTGACCCAAGTTTTCTACAATAGACTCGCGCACCTGAGTGCGGGCCTCTTGGTCACTCTGCTGCAAAACATGTGTGTCGATAGGCATATCTTCTAAGAGCATACTCCTAGGTTTAGCTACGTTTTCATCACGGGAATTACCATGGCTCAAgaatatggttggctcatctctacagaaaTAACAAACATGTGCTCCGATCGTCAAAATCTATGTGCTGGTGTTAGGCGAATAGAATGCAAACAAAACGTAAAACTTTGCAAGCCTTGGGTGTTGTGGAAAATGGTGAGATAATAATAATGCATCTAACAATTTACTAAAGAATAACTGCAAGCGatatgaaacaattttttaatacaaaatagACTTCTACAGCAGTAAGTAATTGTTTAAGTATTGGTTTCATTTCGCATTCTCCAACACCTCTTGACAATGCCTACGCCAGAGCAGTGACAAAAATCAGCTGAtaaaatgagccaaccatataacaGATTCATGAGAATGACTATAAATCTTCCATCGAACTTAAAGGGCTCATTATCACTGAGCACTGTATAAACTATGGTATAAACTGTGCTTATGAAAGATTCATGTAGTTTGATTTTTGTCCATCAAGGGAGGACTTTTCTTTTTAAATCCTTACTCAGTCCAAAGAAGTTAAAGTTGGCAATAGTGATTCTAAGTTGATTTTGTAGGTTGTCATGGTTTTTGTGTGCTCCACAATTTCAACCTTCCTTCGTCTCTTTATACAAGCCAGTGAAGACGATTATCTCAGTAAGACAAATAGGACGGACTTAGCCTAAGCTcctcgaaaatttattgaaattaatatagactgaacaaaaaactaaaaaaaaacatggTTTTTGTGTGCTCCACAGTTTCAACCTTCCTTCGTCTCTTTATACAAGCCAGAGAAGACGATTATCTCAGTAAGACAAATAGGACGGACTTAGCCTAAGCTcttcgaaaatttattgaaattaatatagactgaacaaaaaactaaaaaaaaaaataaaaacaagcaaaggtgtctaagttcgggtgtaaccgaacattatatactcagtgtgagcttcgattgtacatttcatttcagataaattacttttctacataacacgtggcaccggccatttaaaaacaaaaaatgtctccccatttcctcttacaataaaacttgacaagtgaaatatcattaattcaaaactatttttgcttagttatagcttattattctagtccacgaaccttttaaacttgttttatatctaagttgccgatcccgtccatttttactagaaatattttggttataaataaaatatatgtacccaattttattacgatccgttaatttttcttcgagttatggctcccgaaacatagaaaattgcttggtcggtgctacgcccatttttttaaatttgaagtttttcctatttattgttataaatctacttggtaaatgaaataccattcatttaaagctcttttttgcaaagatatagcttattttattcgtccacgacccttttaaaaatcttttatataaaagtgggcgtggtgcttaaccgatttcgttaatttttcttcaaagcattccttatagtaaaagcaacctctttgccgaattttgttacgataggtttaacgatttttgatttatgattaataatatttgtaaaattgattttatcaccagTGGGCGTTGACACGcccattataaaattttttttcaaatctttatCAAGggcccaatatcagtccacacgtcaaatttcaacattctaggtatattatttactaaataatcaagttttttgtgttttccaaaatgttatatgtataaaaagtgggcgtggttatcatccgatttcgcccattttcaataccaatctattatgggtccagataagctcgcgtaccaaaatttggtgaagataatattaatattcactcaagttatcgtgttagcggacaggcggacggacgggcatggctcgataaaattttttttcgatactgatgattttgatatatggaagtctatatctatctcgattcctttatacctgtacaaccagccgttatccaatcaaagtcaatataatctgtgtgcaaagcacgcatgTATGAGGGGAAGTACTCCAATATGATCCTTCAAGCATTCCAAAACAATCCAAAACATTATAAAAACAATTTCTTCACGGTCTGGAAATactcgaaatttttttctaactttaTATCCGAAGACAATTCTGTAGTGATCTATAGATGGTATGAAAATTATGTTGAAATAGCCCAAAGTTTAGCTGAAAAGTCCATGAAGCCCTTTTTGAATAACCCGAAATTATCTGTTTCTGGTAAAGTTCCTTATTTTGTGGTTTGTAATGTAATCACTGGGTCAGCTGCAGTTTATTGAAAAGCATTATTTGCCTAAATGTCCACTTGTATGTTCAGATATCGAGCTTCACGAACACTTAGTacctacaccttttttttgaggATATATCTAGCAATAGATACCTCCAGGCTATCAGCTATCTGTGTTTCATATTTACTTAAATTCCGTTTAGCTGAAGAAAAACCTTTTACTAAATTTTAGAGTTCCCTATAAATGGTTATTTGAGATGCAATTGAGAGCAAAAATTCGTTATTAACCGAGTTTATATGAAGGCTAGGTGACAGaagataatagggggactcatgtaaccatataaatgccttataaagtgtgtagacgtataaatttatctagtgcgtaaacgagctgtcaaattttgtatgaaaaatcattcacacaatttgtataaatttacgcgcacatttcattgtgtaaacgcggtaaactcaaaggaatgcaaccttgcagacattacagcaggcattttcatcagaaatctccaacattagcaagtaaaggcgttttagttttgatttttcacttaatcttggcattttttaatttgtataacaatcaaaaaaaatttgtttggcaataatacatctgataaacaatcaagtttatcaagagtattactagatGCGTTCATATAATCGCGTGTGGAAATGGATATAATTTtgcaccttataagtttatatgcttttatgagtccccctaatatttatTATtgtgtttacaaaaatttttggtcTGCCCGTAAAGACTCATGCTTATGCACAAAGTAGCAGACACTGATCGCGTGAAAAGTACCGACTACTTAATATTGCTCCCGCACAAAAAAACCTGTTTCATATTCGTTGCGTCTTtttattctgatttttttttattgtttgggTGAAGGTGAACTGTTTTGTATATAAAATCTTGTCATTCCAGTAGCGGTGAAACCGTTTTTGTTCCTTTTGTAACGCTGTTCGGCAAaactaaattcatttttacgCATGAGTAGGAGTTACacagttggcggccaccgtggtgtgatgggtagcgtgctccgcctatcacaccgtatgccctgggttcaactcccgggcaaagcaacatcaaaattttagaaataagatttttcaattagaagaaaatttttctaagcggggtcgcccctcggcagtgtttggcaagcactccgggtgtatttctgccatgaaaagctctcagtgaaaactcatctgctttgcagatgccgttcggagtcggcataaaacatgtaggtcccgtccggccaatttgtagggaaaaatcaagaggagcacgacgcaaattggaagagaagctcggccttagatctctccggaggttatcgcgccttacatttatttattttttaggaGTTACACATTGTGAAACAGGAGCTAAATCTGACCAATCTTATGTCTTTATTTCTCAACATCCATTATTTACCTCTCCAAAATCAATTAAAGGTATATTCGAGGTTAATCATACGCCCGTGctataaaaaattattacaaacAAATCTCAGAAACTTTTCTAGTATACATTCTAGGTTCATTTTTGTGGAAACAGTAAACATTTTATGTCGCAAAAAAATTACCCCgatcttaaaaaaaattgcaacaagGCTTAAGCCCTCGAAGAAGCTCGAGTGCAGGCATTAAGACCATAGAAGTAGAGGGCTACATAATATAGGCCGAAAGCACTACATCTTGGTGCCACAGTAAAGCCGGTACTTGAGAGTCAGCCTTGAGCGTCGGAGTTATTTTTTAACCAAAGTCCTTGTGAAACAAATACTGGTAAGGCTATGGAGACATTCAGCCTATGTGATGGCTTTTGAGACCGGGCAGTTCAACGCAATCTAACCAAAAAAtaaataaggaaggttaagttcgggtgtaacctaatattacatactcagctgccaaattacagcttgtaaaattttgaaattaccttcttttaaaagtgggcggtgccacgcccattgtccagaattgtactaattttctattctgcatcataagatcaacccacctaccaagtttcatcgccttatccgtctttggtaatgaattatccacttttttggtttttcgaaattttcgatatggaaaaagtgggagtggttataatccgatttcgttcattttaaacttactcaacttatcgtgtttacggacagactgacggacgaacggacggatggacgggcattgctaaatgaatttctttttttgccaagatcattttcatatatagaagtctatatctatttcggtTAGTTTGTGCCGTtagggggtaccgttatgcgaacaaaattaatacactctctgagccctgctcagctgagtataaaaattctctGAAAGGAGCCCCGAAGCGAAaatgtttacatgtatgtatgatttCTTCtgatcgaatttacaaaaaaaatctctttattatactcagcgtgctttgtacacagagtatattaactttgattggataacggttggttgtacaggcataaaggaatcgagatagatatagacttccatatatcaaaattatcagtatcgaaaaaaaaattgattgagccatgtccgcccgtccgcccggtagcacgataacttgagtaaatattgagatatcttcaccaaatttggtacactagcttatctggaatagattggtattgaaaatgagcgaaatcggatgataaccacgcccactttttatacataaacaaatttggaaaatacaaaaaacctgataatttagtaaataatacacctagaatgttgaaatttgacacgtggactgatattgagactcttgataaaaatttggaaacatttttcaaaatgggcgtggcaccgcccactggtgataaaatcaattttacaaatatttttttttttattttttatgaatcataaatcgaaaatcgtttaacctattgtaacaaaattcggcagagaggttgcctttactataaggcaTGATTTGAGGAAAacttaacgaaatcagttaagtaccgcgcccacttttatataaaagattttaaaaagggtcgtggacgaataaaatgagctatatctttgcaaaaaagagcttttttataaatggtatttcatttcccaagtggatttataacaataaatagaaaaactgcaaattaaaaaaaatgggtgtggcaccgccccttttatgactaagcaattgtctatgtttcgggagccataactcgaagaaaaattaacatatcgtaatgaaattgtgtacaaatactttccttatagcagaagatatttctagtaaaaatggacgggatcggttaaagaccacggcaacttagatataaaacaagattaaaatggtcgtagactagaataataagctataaattaacaaaaaattgttttaaatgaataatatttcacttgtcaagttttattgtaagaggaaatggggagacatttttttttttaaacggccggtgccacgtgttatgtagaaaagtaatttatctgaaatgaaatatacaattgaagctcacgctgagtatataatgttcggttacacccgaatttagacacatttacttgtttttatttaacttttaattACTTGTTCGAAAATAATAGATCTTCGCATGACGACAGATATAGCAGCGAATtattggattggaatttttttaaatttcgtaaatttaattctcttttttttcgtgaattttgtaactgaaattatACAAGTAAATTTTAAACACGTCTTCATTTTAATTTGAAAACTcgagaaaattttgaattttttatttggacTTCTCTGAATTTGTTTGAGGATGCAGTCTTAAAGCCCAATCAATTCTAGTTAATAGGTTTCTTGAAATTCGCATTCATTTTGGACAATTTTTTCCCAAcgatattttatattttcttccaaaaaaaaaaaaaaaacaaacaaaattgtttaCATTTTGTATGGATTTAAAATACCAATGGGTAAAAATTTGTATTAtaacttgtgttttattacactaaaatttattggactacaaaactgcacactccaaaacattgtggataagacaagtgtgtgACATCCttagcatagacgtcaaaattacaaatataaccgatcacctgatttttaaaatGACTATCGTAGTTTCATCCTGTTTCTCTTTCTATCAcgcgctgaagatagccggccgttTTCGCCGCCATATTCAACATCCTGTCAGCAATTGACGGATAAGGTGtcacacttgttttgtacacGATACTCCAAAATACAGAGaactacaaataaaaagtttgaaattttagtaaaattttcgatttttttcaaaaacgtcttTAAATTGGTTTGCATTGTTTCAGTTTCAAAATTTaaagaagcttttttcttaaagtaCCAGAAATATCAAAATTCGAAGGAAGAAGTGCGCTAAAAATTGcctctgctagttttttgttaGCTGCCATAAATGCGCGTAAATTTTCTATAGTTAACTAAAAGCCTTCTGTTTACTTCTCCAACTTTTCCCCATGTTTTATGACTAAGTGTTGCGGGTTAGTTTGCATGTCTCTCAGGTTTTTTGTGTAACTTATGAGTTATGATAATGAAAACATCTGCTATTTACTTTGTATTATTAACTTCAGCATTGATACTCTAAATATTGGTGCCATAAATATTTGCACATACTTTGTACAGTCTATAAATTATTTACTGAATTATGTTATAGAAAATAAGGTAATTCCATTGCCATTATAATTTGGTTAGTATTAGACTGAATTTTAGAAAGCAATGGGTAATTTCAGTCAGTCATTATTGGACTGGGGCTGATCTACCAGGTTACACGTTAGACGTTACAAGATCCATCGAGTTACATGACTGTCACCAGATCGACATTGCGACAGACGGGCGGCATATCGCGTGAGCATATCTCTTAAGCATAATCATGCAAGCCAATCTCAAAAACAATCATTTCGGCGAATGAACTAAGAACGACTTACTTACCTATGCCAAAATAGGAACAATTTCTCTGGGCTTTTAAGCGGTTGCAGCGCTGCTGTTTTTACCTgagttttaaacaaaaatattgtgGAAAATCGTTTTGTTTTAAGTAGCCTATAAGCCAGGGTCAGAGTCTATTTATGAGTAATCTTACTCGTATTCCGGAATTGATAttgtaattattaattttttgtaatttgttgttgttttataaaCAAAGTATTAAATATCAACAAAAGGTGAATAAAAAATTGATTGTTTGGTATCCAGTCGtttgttttaattgttgttttCCAAGATACTAACAACCGCAAATATGAGTAAGTGAAATCTCGCGCCTTAACGGCGAATGTATAACTTTTCATTCTCTAGAAATTTATTGATTGCGTTTAAATGCATATTAAATGCATATTTACACGTTACGTGACAGTTTTGCTTAGCACCACAGAACCAAACTTCTAGAATTTAGTACTCACAAATAGCGAAGATAAACAAATTTCACTGAAACACGGTTGCAaaagtgctgttgttgttatacAATAGATACttatctaaattttttaaatttccgtTATTCACTTTATTAAATATTACAAAGATGGGAGATAACATCAACCCATCAAAGATGGCCGTTtcatccctttcaccagaagTGTCCTACTAACCCTAAGAACAATAAAAATAGATGGCGTAACACTAGAATATGAAACCGAAGTAAAGTACTTGGCTGTCACCTTTGACACCCAACTGCTTTGGAAGCAACACTTTGTCTCCATGATAATTACGGCCACTAAGTCCATTATGGTGGGTAAACTTCTAGCAagcaaatcatggggctgcaaCCCACATATACTGAGACGAATATACCATTATAGCAAAACCTTTGATAACCTATGGCACAAAGGCATCGCAAACAACTGGATTGGCAACAATGCAAGCCTAACAAAACTACAACAACCCACAACAGCGCTAGAGCATTTCCTCGTCCGAACTCCGCTGCACATAGCAATGCCAagcaaaaatttgaatattgcatAGGGGGCCGGGACCAAGGAAATGTTATCTCATTCTGAAACGAGGAGGAATTAAGAGATAAGATCCCAGTCTCTCAATATGTGATATTACATAGAATGCAGCTAGATTAGATAACGTCCAACGCTTACATATAATTTTATGGCATACAGATAACCGGAAAAGACCAGAGGGAATTGTAGCTGGAGTCTTAGAGCCATAGCCAGAATATCAATCATTCTGggggtataaaaaataaaagaaataaaaaaagtaaggcgcaataacctcagAAGAGAATTTATGCCGAGCTTATCCTCCAATTGTGTCGCGCTCCttttcattttcctacaaattggtgggaagttacctacacgttttatgccgactccgaacggcatctgcaaagctgcttttcatggcagaaatacgcttggagtgtttgccaaataactgccaaggggcgactctGGTTAGTAAAACttgtttcttattgaaaaaattttgtttttaaattttgtgttgctttgcccggcgttTGAATTCAGGTTCTTCGTTGAGGTAGCGCTCCTACCACAGCACGGTAACCGCTTCTGGGAGCATATATCAAGCGGAAGTAAACGATATAAGTCATTGTGCTAAGCTGAGCCTTCAATGCGGATACTCCAAGAGCCAGCACTAATTTTGGAGTGCGTGTAAAAGCTTAACCAATTAGGAACACAAAACATAGTACTGCTTGTCTGGTTCCATGGTCACAAGGTAGTGGAGAGTAATGAGCGAACGGACAGAGTCCTGAGCTGCttctgccagttggcccacaTGAATTTACTGATCATTTATTGCTAGAAGAGACGGAAAAGGGTGAAGAGTACTGCGCCAAATTTAAGACAATCAAAGCTACCGTTAGTATCAATCGCTATAGAGTAATCATAGGCCTTTCAAAAAAGAAACTAAGAATTCTAACAGTTAATATTATAGGACTTTGGACACTAAACACCCATATGTAAAAATTGAGCATACAGGCATCGAAGGACAACTGAAGGTTCTGTGATCGCTCAGCAGAGACGGCGGAGCATATTCTCATGAAATGTGACGCTATCTCAAGACGCAGGGTTAAGTTTTTGGGCTCGACATGACCAGAGAATTATCACATTCTAACCCAAAAGCCAAGCGAACTACTAGGCTTCACCAAGGATAttggcttggatgaggtgctgtgaagggtATGGGCGCACAATATACCAATTGTCGCATTGCAGTCCTAAACGATTGTCTGTATATTTACTGAAACATATTCAGATACTGGATCTTCTTAGAACCGTAATCGGCGTACTTAATTCCAACAATAATAGCAAAAATACATCACACTTGCGTATGCCATTTAGTATGTTAACATAAATACTAGAGAGTGTATCATCAATAATTTACTCAcaacaaaaaactattaaaatgatCTGGAATAATTAAATTAGAATTATTATAGACAAGTGACAGTTTGCTTTCCAGTTACTCATTTTACCGCTTTAGCTTTGCTACGACCCCCACATATCTGTGGTCATAAGCAATACTCGCCCAAGTACCATGTAAAAGGGTAGGGcttaggcgattattgcttgtgaccacagatatatatattagactggatCGAGttcttaaccgatatcgcgccatcgatttttcgataggatttgggctcaggaaaaaaaagttccactacgcatatccaaaaaaataattttcgagcctgcgaaatttcatttttttttactttttttcgactttgatttttaagatttttttcatgacctactaaaaaaatgtttgtttgattgtaaattttcatgtatacactGTCCGACTCAAAAATGTCTGCTAAATGTTATCGCcaacatatgaaaatttttttagtaggtcatgaaaaaaatcttaaaaatcaaagtcgaaaaaaggcaaaaaaattaaatttcgcaggctcgaaaattatttctttgtgtatgcgtagtgcaacgttttttcctaagcccaaatcctatcgaaaactcgatggcgcgatattggttaactttcgtccatacaaatcgacccaccttaatatacatatatatatattaggccgggtcgatttgtggggaggcaaaaaaatcgcccattgctctgtgaaaatcatattctagggatcaaaataagaaactttgccgaaggaaccatacctctaaagcgaattctggtgtccctcaatttgggtcgaacttttgggtaggggcaaattttgaaaaatcccactttgacccatttagagtgctccaatcgagtacAAATGtgtgaccgacccccactaactttggaggcccgacccaccgatgccagtggcataaCCCCTGGAACCCCTTGG is a genomic window of Eurosta solidaginis isolate ZX-2024a chromosome 4, ASM4086904v1, whole genome shotgun sequence containing:
- the LOC137251379 gene encoding uncharacterized protein, translated to MKSLPVLFFLTFAFCVANVHADCNDDNSKSSDEGEVTHFFKNLGCKIQKGAENLQENAKPWTEKLGASAKEFGSSVAQKYDELKHKLTDENKDAGPSTPFPIANAPTEKVPLAPLFGETVAAQTNNNNPSLVAAAGKDA